One genomic region from Equus asinus isolate D_3611 breed Donkey chromosome 8, EquAss-T2T_v2, whole genome shotgun sequence encodes:
- the TMEM14A gene encoding transmembrane protein 14A isoform X4, whose product MDLVGFGYAALVTFGSILGYKRRGGVPSLIAGLFVGFLAAYGAYRVSSDKRDVKLSLFTAFFLATIMGVRFKRSKKIMPAGLVAGLRNLHPGFSEQ is encoded by the exons ATGGACCTTGTGGGTTTTGGTTATGCAGCCCTTGTGACATTTGGAAGCATTTTGGGATATAAGCGGAGAG gtggcGTTCCATCTTTGATTGCTGGTCTTTTTGTTGGATTTTTGGCTGCCTATGGCGCTTACCGTGTCTCCAGTGACAAACGAGATGTAAAACTGTCACTGT TTACAGCTTTCTTCCTGGCCACCATCATGGGTGTGAGGTTTAAAAGATCCAAGAAAATAATGCCGGCTGGGCTGGTTGCAGGTTTAAG GAACCTCCATCCTGGATTTTCAGAACAGTGA
- the TMEM14A gene encoding transmembrane protein 14A isoform X1: protein MVLPWQRSKRSGCILSEFSLVAALPMDLVGFGYAALVTFGSILGYKRRGGVPSLIAGLFVGFLAAYGAYRVSSDKRDVKLSLFTAFFLATIMGVRFKRSKKIMPAGLVAGLSLLMILRLVFLLL from the exons ATGGTCCTGCCATGGCAAAGGAGCAAGAGGAGTGGGTGCATTTTGTCTGAATTTTCTCT CGTTGCAGCCTTGCCAATGGACCTTGTGGGTTTTGGTTATGCAGCCCTTGTGACATTTGGAAGCATTTTGGGATATAAGCGGAGAG gtggcGTTCCATCTTTGATTGCTGGTCTTTTTGTTGGATTTTTGGCTGCCTATGGCGCTTACCGTGTCTCCAGTGACAAACGAGATGTAAAACTGTCACTGT TTACAGCTTTCTTCCTGGCCACCATCATGGGTGTGAGGTTTAAAAGATCCAAGAAAATAATGCCGGCTGGGCTGGTTGCAGGTTTAAG CCTCCTGATGATTCTGAGACTTGTCTTTCTGCTGCTCTGA
- the TMEM14A gene encoding transmembrane protein 14A isoform X3, which translates to MDLVGFGYAALVTFGSILGYKRRGGVPSLIAGLFVGFLAAYGAYRVSSDKRDVKLSLFTAFFLATIMGVRFKRSKKIMPAGLVAGLSLLMILRLVFLLL; encoded by the exons ATGGACCTTGTGGGTTTTGGTTATGCAGCCCTTGTGACATTTGGAAGCATTTTGGGATATAAGCGGAGAG gtggcGTTCCATCTTTGATTGCTGGTCTTTTTGTTGGATTTTTGGCTGCCTATGGCGCTTACCGTGTCTCCAGTGACAAACGAGATGTAAAACTGTCACTGT TTACAGCTTTCTTCCTGGCCACCATCATGGGTGTGAGGTTTAAAAGATCCAAGAAAATAATGCCGGCTGGGCTGGTTGCAGGTTTAAG CCTCCTGATGATTCTGAGACTTGTCTTTCTGCTGCTCTGA
- the TMEM14A gene encoding transmembrane protein 14A isoform X2 — protein sequence MVLPWQRSKRSGCILSEFSLVAALPMDLVGFGYAALVTFGSILGYKRRGGVPSLIAGLFVGFLAAYGAYRVSSDKRDVKLSLFTAFFLATIMGVRFKRSKKIMPAGLVAGLRNLHPGFSEQ from the exons ATGGTCCTGCCATGGCAAAGGAGCAAGAGGAGTGGGTGCATTTTGTCTGAATTTTCTCT CGTTGCAGCCTTGCCAATGGACCTTGTGGGTTTTGGTTATGCAGCCCTTGTGACATTTGGAAGCATTTTGGGATATAAGCGGAGAG gtggcGTTCCATCTTTGATTGCTGGTCTTTTTGTTGGATTTTTGGCTGCCTATGGCGCTTACCGTGTCTCCAGTGACAAACGAGATGTAAAACTGTCACTGT TTACAGCTTTCTTCCTGGCCACCATCATGGGTGTGAGGTTTAAAAGATCCAAGAAAATAATGCCGGCTGGGCTGGTTGCAGGTTTAAG GAACCTCCATCCTGGATTTTCAGAACAGTGA